The Antarcticibacterium sp. 1MA-6-2 genome has a window encoding:
- a CDS encoding carbohydrate-binding protein: MTNGIQDALKKINPYQMNQAETIAWSEGINSKENDVVGNFIVATRNNSFIKVQAVDFGEHGASRFTGRVGTTHNGDVSLEIRLDARDGKLLGSIEVPLTGGDDRWELVTTEMEKVTGVHDVFFVFKGKAPGQILHFDYWRFSK; this comes from the coding sequence ATGACGAATGGAATACAGGATGCTTTAAAAAAAATCAATCCTTACCAGATGAACCAGGCTGAAACCATTGCCTGGTCTGAAGGTATAAATTCGAAAGAGAATGATGTGGTCGGAAATTTTATAGTGGCGACTCGCAATAATTCCTTTATAAAGGTGCAGGCAGTAGATTTTGGAGAACATGGTGCTTCCAGATTTACGGGGAGAGTTGGAACGACTCATAATGGTGATGTTAGTCTGGAAATAAGGCTCGATGCAAGAGATGGAAAACTTCTGGGATCTATTGAAGTTCCCTTAACCGGAGGTGATGACAGGTGGGAACTTGTCACTACAGAAATGGAAAAAGTAACAGGGGTTCATGATGTGTTTTTTGTCTTTAAAGGAAAGGCTCCTGGCCAGATTCTCCATTTTGACTACTGGAGATTTTCAAAATAA
- a CDS encoding glycoside hydrolase family 43 protein produces the protein MKKNQVVLFPVLLALFVFTSCNAQKNIPVFSKVVYEGNDDIYNENPLKADEFYNPILQGTYPDPAIARKGNDYYLVASSFAMVPGVPIFHSNDLVNWVQIGHVLDRKTQLKVHDTGISASIYAPDIRYNPYNDTFYMIVTQFAGGFGNMVVKTKDPREGWSDPIKLDFQGIDPAIFFDDDGKAYVVHNDAPNKGEELYQGHRVIKIWEYDLEKDQVVPGTDKIIVNGGVDLSKKPIWIEAPHIYKKDGLYYLMCAEGGTGGWHSEVIFVSDNPMGPYEPAPSNPILTQRHFPGNRENKVDWVGHADLVVGPDDKYYGVFLGIRPNDKDRVNTGRETFILPVDWSGKFPVFENGLVPMEPTLKLPEGVEYKAGEGEFFPNGNFTYSEDFNSEKLDYRWIGLRGPREDFIEITKKGLKINPFEVNIKEVKPTSTLFHRQQHKDFSFTTTLEYKPKSEKELAGITAVQSEKFNYVFGVTRKDKKHFIVLERTEKGSSKILASKEIDFKEKIQLKVEAEGDDYKFSYALNGGDFENLGGTVSGDILSTNVA, from the coding sequence ATGAAAAAGAATCAAGTTGTTTTATTCCCGGTCCTTCTGGCTTTGTTTGTCTTTACAAGCTGTAATGCACAAAAAAATATTCCCGTTTTCTCCAAGGTAGTGTACGAAGGGAATGATGATATATATAATGAGAATCCACTTAAAGCTGATGAGTTTTACAACCCAATTTTACAGGGTACTTATCCAGATCCCGCCATTGCACGTAAAGGAAATGATTATTACCTGGTAGCCTCTTCATTTGCAATGGTTCCCGGTGTCCCCATCTTTCATTCCAATGATCTGGTAAACTGGGTGCAAATTGGTCATGTGCTGGATCGTAAAACACAGTTAAAAGTCCACGATACGGGAATTAGTGCTAGTATTTATGCTCCGGATATTCGTTATAATCCGTACAACGATACCTTTTATATGATCGTTACTCAGTTTGCAGGTGGTTTCGGTAATATGGTAGTAAAAACGAAAGACCCACGGGAGGGATGGAGTGACCCTATAAAACTTGATTTTCAGGGGATAGATCCTGCAATTTTTTTTGATGATGACGGGAAAGCTTATGTAGTTCATAATGATGCTCCTAATAAAGGAGAAGAATTATATCAGGGACATAGAGTTATTAAGATTTGGGAATATGATCTGGAAAAAGATCAGGTTGTGCCGGGGACTGATAAAATCATTGTCAACGGGGGAGTGGATCTGTCAAAAAAACCTATTTGGATTGAAGCACCTCATATATATAAAAAAGACGGTCTTTATTATTTAATGTGTGCTGAAGGTGGAACCGGAGGTTGGCACAGTGAAGTAATATTTGTAAGTGATAATCCAATGGGCCCTTATGAACCCGCACCCAGTAATCCTATTCTAACCCAGCGTCACTTCCCAGGAAACAGGGAAAATAAAGTAGATTGGGTAGGACACGCCGATTTGGTTGTGGGTCCCGATGATAAGTACTATGGGGTATTTTTAGGAATACGGCCAAATGATAAGGACAGAGTAAATACCGGAAGGGAAACCTTTATTTTACCCGTTGATTGGTCAGGTAAATTTCCTGTTTTCGAGAATGGTTTGGTCCCAATGGAACCGACACTTAAGTTACCTGAAGGTGTAGAATATAAAGCGGGAGAAGGAGAATTTTTTCCAAATGGCAATTTTACTTATTCTGAAGATTTTAATTCAGAAAAACTGGATTATCGTTGGATTGGGTTAAGAGGCCCGCGGGAAGATTTTATTGAGATCACAAAGAAGGGACTAAAAATAAATCCATTTGAAGTAAACATTAAAGAGGTAAAACCTACTTCCACTCTTTTTCACAGGCAGCAACATAAAGACTTTTCCTTTACCACTACCTTGGAATATAAACCTAAGTCAGAAAAAGAACTGGCAGGAATTACGGCTGTACAAAGTGAAAAGTTTAATTATGTTTTTGGAGTTACCAGAAAGGACAAAAAGCATTTTATAGTATTAGAAAGAACGGAGAAAGGTTCTTCTAAAATACTTGCCAGTAAGGAAATAGATTTTAAAGAAAAAATTCAGCTTAAGGTAGAAGCAGAAGGAGATGATTATAAATTTAGTTATGCCTTAAACGGTGGGGATTTTGAAAATTTAGGTGGTACTGTGTCGGGTGATATATTATCTACCAATGTAGCTTAG
- a CDS encoding sialate O-acetylesterase, with the protein MKAKYFLIAIIFIGQFGFAQDPNFHVYLSFGQSNMEGHAKFEAQDTLVNERFQVLQSVDCPELGREAGKWYPAVPPLSRCDTCLTPTDYFGRTLVQNLPEDIKVGVINVAVGGSKIELFDKDNYKEYVSSAPHWMVPAINKYNGNPYGHLVDLARKAQEKGVIKGILLHQGESNTGGEEWPEKVKAVYNNLLRDLNLNAEDVPLLAGEMVSEEQGGKCASMNSILARLPEKIPNAHIISSKGCEAVNDGLHFSAAGYRELGERYGRKMLSLL; encoded by the coding sequence ATGAAAGCAAAATATTTTCTTATAGCGATTATTTTTATTGGGCAATTTGGTTTTGCTCAGGATCCTAATTTCCACGTTTACTTAAGTTTTGGCCAATCTAATATGGAAGGCCACGCAAAGTTTGAAGCGCAGGATACTCTGGTAAATGAAAGATTCCAGGTTTTACAAAGCGTAGATTGTCCCGAGTTGGGTCGGGAAGCTGGGAAGTGGTACCCGGCGGTCCCTCCATTGTCCAGGTGTGATACCTGCTTAACTCCAACCGATTATTTTGGAAGAACCCTGGTTCAAAATTTACCTGAAGATATAAAAGTAGGGGTAATTAATGTTGCAGTAGGAGGTTCCAAAATTGAATTATTTGATAAAGATAATTATAAAGAATACGTCTCCAGTGCTCCACATTGGATGGTTCCGGCAATTAATAAATACAATGGGAATCCTTATGGGCATTTAGTAGATCTTGCACGCAAAGCCCAGGAAAAGGGGGTAATTAAAGGAATTCTTTTGCATCAGGGGGAGTCAAATACGGGAGGTGAGGAGTGGCCCGAAAAGGTGAAAGCAGTATATAATAATTTATTACGGGATTTAAATTTAAATGCTGAAGATGTTCCGCTATTAGCCGGAGAAATGGTTTCAGAAGAACAGGGCGGCAAATGTGCCAGTATGAATAGTATACTTGCGAGGCTTCCTGAGAAAATTCCGAATGCTCACATAATCTCTTCCAAAGGATGTGAAGCCGTAAATGATGGATTACATTTTTCGGCAGCGGGATATAGGGAGTTAGGGGAGCGTTATGGAAGAAAAATGCTTTCGCTACTGTAG
- a CDS encoding esterase family protein, translated as MKTLNSLLFIFLMLGNFTMAQEIPLEAPAGFDIERTGIAKGKIDTISYSSKTVGNIREALIYFPPGYTKGKKYPVLYLLHGIGGDKKEWLNGANPQVILDNLYAENNLQPMLVIMPNGRAMKDD; from the coding sequence ATGAAAACACTTAATTCTCTATTGTTTATTTTTCTGATGCTCGGGAATTTCACAATGGCTCAGGAAATTCCTCTGGAAGCACCTGCGGGTTTTGATATTGAACGTACAGGCATTGCCAAAGGAAAAATTGACACCATTTCTTATTCTTCCAAAACAGTAGGAAATATACGCGAGGCATTAATTTATTTTCCTCCGGGATATACAAAAGGGAAGAAATATCCGGTATTATATCTCCTTCACGGCATTGGGGGTGATAAAAAGGAATGGCTAAATGGTGCTAATCCCCAGGTTATCCTCGACAACCTGTACGCAGAAAATAACCTCCAGCCAATGCTGGTGATCATGCCAAACGGAAGAGCAATGAAAGATGACTAA
- a CDS encoding alpha/beta hydrolase-fold protein yields MKPLAWFEQELLTDLIPYVEKNYPVLKDREKRAIAGLSMGGGQSLNFGLGNLDKFAWVGAFSAAPNTKQPELLIPNPGEAEEKLKLLFISCGDKDNLLYISQRTHDFLFQQNIPHVYYLEPGGHDFKVWKSGLYMFSQFLFKPVDKSTFSKYTVLGTPATTNIRNAAYPQILPDNRVIFKVNAPEAKKVQIDLGRKYDMEKDSTGTWMVTTDSIGRGFHYYSLVIDGVSVADPASETFYGMGRMASGIEIPNREGDFYSLKEVPHGDLRSKRYFSNVTNTWRRMLIYTPPGYDTSVNEKYPVLYLLHGGGEDERGWSSQGRADLILDNLIAENTAKPMLVVMMDGNLGSRESFGQSLQAFEQELKQAVIPFVEKNYRVAPGSENRALAGLSMGGLQTLYAGIHNTDMFGYLGVFSSGWFANNQELSQPEYAFMKENASKINSNLKSFWIAMGGEEDIAFNNNKAMMAKFDELGIDYKYSEYPGGHTWLSLAPQPVLLCPTAVQVRN; encoded by the coding sequence TTGAAGCCTTTAGCCTGGTTTGAGCAGGAGTTACTGACCGACCTGATTCCTTATGTTGAGAAGAATTACCCGGTGCTGAAGGATCGTGAAAAGAGGGCAATTGCAGGCCTTTCCATGGGTGGAGGACAATCCCTGAACTTTGGGTTGGGAAATCTGGATAAATTTGCCTGGGTAGGAGCTTTTTCGGCCGCACCCAACACTAAACAACCGGAGTTGCTTATCCCTAACCCCGGGGAAGCCGAAGAAAAATTGAAACTGCTCTTTATTTCCTGTGGAGATAAAGACAATCTTCTTTATATCAGCCAACGTACGCATGATTTCCTTTTCCAGCAGAATATTCCACATGTTTACTATTTGGAGCCAGGTGGACACGATTTTAAAGTTTGGAAAAGTGGTTTGTATATGTTTAGCCAGTTTCTGTTTAAACCAGTAGATAAATCGACCTTCTCAAAATATACAGTACTGGGAACTCCGGCTACCACAAATATCCGTAACGCAGCCTATCCTCAAATTCTTCCGGATAATCGTGTGATCTTCAAAGTGAATGCTCCGGAAGCAAAAAAAGTACAGATTGATCTCGGCCGTAAATATGACATGGAAAAAGACAGCACCGGAACGTGGATGGTTACTACCGATTCCATAGGACGTGGATTTCACTATTATTCTTTAGTTATTGATGGGGTATCTGTAGCCGATCCCGCCAGTGAAACTTTTTATGGTATGGGTCGTATGGCTAGCGGAATTGAAATTCCTAACAGGGAGGGAGATTTTTACTCCTTAAAAGAAGTGCCGCATGGAGATCTTCGCAGCAAACGATATTTTTCTAATGTAACAAACACCTGGCGCAGAATGCTCATTTACACCCCTCCAGGGTATGATACCTCTGTAAATGAAAAATATCCTGTTCTATACCTGTTACACGGTGGTGGTGAGGACGAACGTGGCTGGTCAAGCCAGGGGCGTGCGGACCTGATTCTTGATAATCTTATAGCCGAAAATACTGCAAAACCAATGCTGGTGGTAATGATGGATGGCAACCTGGGTTCCCGTGAATCCTTTGGTCAATCTCTTCAGGCTTTCGAGCAGGAGTTGAAGCAGGCAGTCATTCCTTTCGTAGAGAAAAATTATCGTGTGGCACCGGGGTCAGAAAACCGGGCTTTGGCAGGACTATCAATGGGAGGGCTTCAAACCCTTTATGCAGGCATTCATAATACCGATATGTTTGGCTATTTAGGTGTTTTTAGCTCGGGTTGGTTTGCTAACAATCAGGAGCTGTCCCAACCGGAATACGCATTTATGAAGGAGAATGCATCAAAGATTAATAGCAATCTTAAATCTTTCTGGATTGCTATGGGTGGTGAAGAAGATATAGCTTTTAATAATAACAAGGCTATGATGGCCAAATTTGACGAGTTGGGAATAGATTACAAATACAGTGAATATCCCGGCGGACATACCTGGCTTAGTTTGGCGCCACAACCTGTTCTCCTTTGCCCCACTGCTGTTCAGGTAAGAAATTGA
- a CDS encoding alpha/beta hydrolase-fold protein, whose product MKNSKTIFFLALTFLFQLGVAQEQQGSKEDQFEPSPVNQPGREYPMVNAKGQVRAQIIAPEAKKVQLDIGGVKYDMVKDDKGVWTGESAPQDEGFHYYQLNIDGASVPDPGSLFFFGANRWGSGIDVPARDQEIYELKNVPHGAVEKILFPSESTNTSRTAYVYTPPGYHKNPKKRYPVLYLQHGYGENETSWPNQGKANLIMDNLLSDGKAEPFIIVMTYGMTNEIEFGGLRDFDIKPFQTVLVDELIPYIDDNFRTKANKENRAMAGLSMGAFETKLITLNKPEVFSSYALFSGGTYNPEELKGRTKPDLIFISTGSKERPDAVKTAVSELKKASFNAVSYVSEGTAHEFQTWRRSLYQLAPLLFKTQK is encoded by the coding sequence ATGAAAAATTCTAAGACAATATTCTTTCTGGCATTAACTTTTTTATTCCAGCTTGGTGTTGCACAAGAGCAACAGGGGAGCAAGGAAGATCAATTTGAACCATCTCCTGTAAATCAGCCGGGCAGGGAATATCCCATGGTTAACGCTAAGGGGCAGGTACGTGCGCAAATAATTGCCCCGGAAGCCAAAAAGGTTCAGCTGGACATTGGCGGGGTTAAATATGATATGGTAAAAGATGATAAGGGTGTATGGACTGGTGAGTCCGCTCCTCAGGATGAAGGGTTTCATTATTATCAGTTAAACATAGATGGTGCTTCTGTGCCAGATCCGGGTAGTTTATTTTTCTTTGGAGCAAATCGGTGGGGGAGTGGAATTGATGTACCAGCACGTGATCAGGAAATTTATGAACTTAAAAATGTACCCCATGGCGCTGTTGAAAAAATCCTGTTTCCTTCAGAAAGCACGAATACTTCCCGTACGGCTTATGTTTATACTCCGCCCGGGTATCATAAAAATCCTAAAAAAAGATACCCTGTTTTATACCTGCAGCATGGTTATGGAGAAAATGAAACTTCATGGCCTAACCAGGGTAAAGCCAATCTTATTATGGACAACCTTCTCTCAGATGGAAAAGCAGAACCTTTTATTATTGTCATGACTTATGGGATGACCAATGAAATTGAATTTGGAGGTTTGAGAGACTTTGATATTAAACCATTTCAAACTGTATTGGTAGATGAATTAATTCCTTATATAGATGATAATTTCAGAACAAAGGCCAATAAGGAAAATAGAGCAATGGCAGGTTTATCGATGGGAGCTTTTGAAACCAAACTTATCACTCTTAACAAGCCGGAGGTATTTTCCAGTTATGCCTTGTTTAGCGGAGGCACCTATAATCCGGAAGAACTTAAAGGAAGAACCAAACCCGATTTAATATTTATTAGCACCGGAAGCAAAGAAAGACCTGATGCTGTAAAAACAGCAGTTTCTGAATTAAAGAAAGCTAGTTTTAATGCGGTTTCATATGTTTCTGAAGGAACAGCACACGAGTTCCAAACCTGGCGTCGTAGCTTATACCAGCTTGCCCCATTGTTATTTAAAACTCAGAAGTAA
- a CDS encoding ATP-binding protein, translating into MKSGPYSIIDEAIIEADTIKLSHKDNDFSIEFSSFTFKNQDWITYTYSLNSENWIKLRPGLNTVTFNNLVPGTYEFKVRAKDYGEFYDEQELTIIIYPPWYFTTWARIMYLVLFVIIAIVIIQQILQRRKTKMELQEHLRAEQINEAKLQFLTNISHDLKTPISLIINPLRKLMRKDKEEERQKLYKIMERNSERILHLLNQLINARKFDQGKIELKYQETEIVSFVNSIISLFEDQIESREIQFKLNHPDTNLMAYIDPNHFDKIIQNLISNAIKFTPQKGTVEVNIGRLEKEDKFYISVRDNGIGIKESELGNIFNRFYQVSNNKSRQFEGTGIGLHLTKTIAELHHGTVKAENNEDQKGCKFIVTAPLGKAHLDKQEIILEPTSAVATKTETLPITSAYVTDELKEITPERNKPTILIVDDDSDTRNYIAAELLSHYNIIKKSNGKLAFPEVVKNLPDLIISDVVMPEMDGITLTRKVKKNINTNHIPVILLTGKTDKETNLEGLDMGADAYLNKPFNIDILKKTVKNLIKNRTLLKNTYSGNQLQEDKIKQVDVKSGDDALLNKFMDVVNKNISNPDLSVEMVASELGISRVHLYRKLKQFTNQSAGELITNIRLKQAADLLISKKINIAEIAYAVGFSSTSKFSTKFKDLYGMPPKNYREKQTQN; encoded by the coding sequence ATGAAATCGGGACCATATTCTATTATTGACGAGGCAATTATTGAAGCAGATACAATTAAGCTATCTCACAAGGACAACGATTTTAGCATTGAATTTTCATCATTTACGTTTAAGAATCAGGACTGGATAACCTATACCTATTCTTTAAATTCAGAAAATTGGATAAAATTAAGACCCGGATTAAATACTGTAACATTTAACAATCTTGTACCGGGAACATATGAATTTAAAGTTAGAGCTAAGGATTATGGAGAATTTTATGATGAGCAGGAACTCACCATAATTATCTACCCACCCTGGTATTTTACTACCTGGGCGAGAATTATGTACCTGGTGCTTTTTGTCATTATTGCTATTGTAATAATCCAGCAAATCTTACAGAGGCGAAAAACGAAAATGGAGTTGCAGGAACACCTGCGGGCAGAACAAATTAATGAAGCTAAACTTCAGTTTCTTACAAATATTTCCCACGACTTAAAAACTCCGATATCCCTAATAATAAATCCATTAAGGAAATTAATGAGGAAAGACAAGGAGGAAGAGCGTCAAAAGCTCTATAAAATTATGGAGCGAAACTCCGAAAGAATCCTTCATCTCCTAAACCAACTAATTAATGCGAGGAAGTTTGACCAGGGTAAGATTGAATTAAAGTATCAGGAAACAGAAATAGTGAGCTTTGTTAATTCTATTATATCCCTTTTTGAAGACCAGATTGAAAGCCGCGAGATACAGTTTAAGCTCAATCATCCCGATACAAATTTAATGGCTTATATAGATCCTAACCATTTTGATAAAATAATTCAAAATTTAATTTCTAATGCTATAAAATTTACTCCACAAAAAGGCACAGTTGAAGTGAATATTGGACGGCTTGAGAAAGAAGATAAATTCTACATTAGTGTTAGAGATAATGGAATAGGTATCAAAGAAAGTGAATTAGGCAATATCTTTAATCGTTTCTACCAGGTTTCAAATAATAAGAGTAGACAGTTTGAAGGAACGGGTATTGGTCTACACCTTACAAAAACTATAGCCGAGTTACACCACGGAACAGTTAAGGCAGAAAACAATGAAGATCAAAAAGGTTGTAAATTTATAGTTACTGCACCGCTGGGGAAAGCCCACCTTGACAAACAGGAAATAATTTTAGAACCTACCTCGGCAGTTGCCACTAAAACCGAAACACTGCCAATAACCTCAGCCTATGTAACAGATGAGCTTAAGGAAATAACTCCGGAAAGAAATAAACCCACCATTCTTATTGTGGATGATGACAGCGATACACGAAATTATATTGCTGCAGAATTGCTTAGCCATTACAACATCATAAAGAAGTCTAATGGAAAATTAGCCTTTCCCGAGGTGGTAAAAAACTTACCCGATTTGATCATTAGTGATGTGGTAATGCCGGAAATGGATGGGATCACCTTAACCCGAAAAGTCAAAAAAAATATTAACACCAATCATATCCCCGTAATTCTCTTAACCGGAAAAACCGATAAGGAAACTAATTTGGAAGGGCTTGATATGGGTGCAGATGCTTACCTCAATAAACCTTTTAATATAGATATCCTCAAGAAGACCGTTAAGAATTTAATCAAAAACAGGACTTTATTAAAAAACACCTATTCCGGTAACCAGTTACAGGAGGATAAAATTAAACAGGTAGATGTAAAATCGGGAGATGACGCTTTATTAAATAAATTTATGGATGTTGTAAATAAAAATATAAGCAATCCGGATTTAAGCGTGGAAATGGTAGCTTCGGAATTGGGAATAAGCAGGGTACATCTTTATCGTAAATTAAAACAATTCACCAATCAATCTGCCGGAGAGCTTATAACCAATATACGATTGAAGCAGGCAGCCGATCTATTGATTTCCAAAAAAATAAATATTGCTGAAATAGCCTATGCTGTTGGTTTTTCCAGTACCTCAAAATTTTCAACAAAATTTAAAGATTTATACGGAATGCCTCCCAAGAATTATAGGGAAAAACAAACACAAAATTAG
- a CDS encoding two-component regulator propeller domain-containing protein codes for MVIYTFYMKEIIIKITHLKRSTLLSAFICLIPIATYCQVGNLFSTDGELSSSLINQIYQDDKGYIWIATEDGLDRYDGAKFTIFKQKNKDSTSILNNYVKSVFQDSKGGLYFGFFNGLQYFDHATEQFHEISLLTEDNTPYPAHVTSMTERKNGEILISSSGQGIFKLLESNGKLVARKFPKMVPSSYLTGIFEDSHENLWALSQDRGLFKITKNNKIHEYFHENEYETNISSIAEDEKGDLYVGSLTKGLFKYDRGKQKFIIIEDSENLPVKSLFVTDNNEILVGTDGMGLKIYDPVKNKMSLNDFSIANFDFTKTKIHSVIQDEANNLWLGIYQKGALLIPDKTNNFGYIGYQSLNKNIIGSNSVISVFKDNQDVLWVGTDGDGLYGITNLNNQEFHLDSNGSRSSASIMSIYQDSENDLWIGTYLNGLAKLDRKKRELQFIENLKDEQENTVERVYSIIEDGQKNLWIGSLGFGLYSYDLKTKTAQNHNVIEGGTAYDRLHNRWINTLLLSSDNKLYIGTYDGLSILDLEENTFLDGEGKNHILNNKIVYSLYEDEKFNLWIGTSEGLLYKPYKDTITEIYTTEDGLPSDVISAIEKDSNNNLWISTNNGISKFELQSKEFKNYYFRDGLQGNEFNKNASYAGENGRLFFGSTNGVTFFDPSEITSKDSDVDLRITGFYLQDK; via the coding sequence ATGGTAATTTATACCTTCTATATGAAAGAAATTATCATTAAAATAACTCATTTAAAAAGGTCCACCCTATTATCTGCTTTTATTTGTCTCATACCAATTGCTACCTATTGCCAGGTAGGAAATCTTTTTTCTACAGATGGAGAACTTTCCAGTAGTTTAATAAATCAAATCTACCAGGATGACAAGGGATATATCTGGATTGCAACTGAAGATGGTTTGGATAGATATGACGGAGCAAAATTTACTATTTTCAAGCAGAAAAATAAGGATTCTACTTCCATTTTAAATAATTATGTAAAGTCTGTTTTTCAGGATAGTAAAGGAGGGCTCTATTTTGGTTTTTTTAACGGCTTGCAATATTTTGACCATGCTACTGAACAATTCCACGAGATCTCTTTATTAACAGAGGACAACACCCCCTATCCTGCTCACGTCACTTCTATGACCGAGAGGAAAAATGGGGAAATATTAATTAGCTCATCCGGTCAGGGAATATTTAAATTATTGGAGAGCAATGGGAAACTTGTGGCCCGCAAATTCCCAAAAATGGTCCCCAGCTCTTATTTGACAGGTATATTTGAAGATTCCCATGAAAACCTCTGGGCACTTAGCCAGGATAGAGGACTATTTAAGATCACGAAAAACAATAAAATTCACGAATATTTCCATGAGAACGAGTACGAGACAAACATCTCGAGTATTGCTGAAGATGAAAAAGGCGATCTCTATGTTGGGAGTTTAACCAAAGGTTTATTTAAATACGACCGGGGGAAGCAAAAATTTATTATCATAGAAGACTCTGAAAACCTCCCGGTAAAATCACTTTTCGTCACTGATAATAATGAAATATTGGTGGGTACCGATGGGATGGGTTTAAAGATCTATGATCCCGTTAAGAATAAAATGAGTTTAAACGATTTTAGCATTGCTAATTTTGACTTTACTAAAACAAAAATCCACTCGGTTATACAGGATGAAGCAAATAATCTTTGGTTGGGGATCTATCAAAAAGGAGCTTTACTAATACCTGATAAAACAAATAATTTTGGATATATAGGTTACCAATCTTTAAATAAGAACATAATAGGTTCTAATAGTGTAATATCAGTATTTAAAGATAATCAGGATGTTTTATGGGTAGGTACTGATGGGGATGGGTTATACGGCATCACCAATTTAAATAATCAGGAGTTTCATTTAGACAGCAATGGTAGTCGAAGTTCTGCCAGCATAATGAGTATTTATCAAGACTCAGAAAATGATTTATGGATAGGAACTTATTTAAATGGCTTAGCAAAACTTGACAGGAAAAAGAGGGAATTACAGTTTATTGAGAATCTAAAGGACGAGCAGGAGAATACTGTAGAAAGAGTTTACAGCATTATTGAAGATGGCCAAAAAAATCTCTGGATAGGTTCCCTGGGATTTGGACTTTATTCCTATGATCTCAAAACTAAAACAGCCCAAAATCATAATGTAATTGAAGGAGGAACCGCTTATGACAGATTACATAATAGATGGATTAATACCCTCTTACTATCGTCAGACAATAAACTTTATATAGGTACCTATGATGGTCTTTCAATTTTAGATCTTGAAGAAAATACTTTTCTGGACGGGGAGGGAAAAAATCATATATTAAATAATAAAATTGTTTACAGCCTGTACGAAGACGAAAAATTTAATTTATGGATTGGCACTTCTGAAGGCTTACTTTATAAACCATATAAAGACACCATAACGGAAATTTACACTACCGAGGATGGGCTTCCCAGTGACGTAATATCAGCAATTGAAAAAGATTCCAACAACAATTTATGGATAAGTACCAATAATGGGATCTCAAAATTTGAACTTCAGTCAAAAGAATTCAAAAACTACTATTTCCGCGATGGGCTTCAGGGAAATGAATTTAATAAAAATGCTTCTTATGCCGGGGAGAATGGCCGCTTGTTCTTTGGCAGCACCAATGGTGTAACCTTTTTTGATCCTTCAGAAATAACATCAAAAGATAGTGATGTGGATCTTCGAATTACCGGGTTTTACCTTCAGGACAAGTAA
- a CDS encoding NrtR DNA-binding winged helix domain-containing protein — translation MIYKYQSEDKVLLAVDCIIFGFDEEDLKILLIKRNFEPEKGKWSLMGGFLKNNEDLNMAANRILFQLTGFEQIYMEQLYAFSEIDRDPAERTISVAYFALINIKKHDKTLIDKHSAKWFSVTELPELIFDHSQMISKAIARLRYKTSKKPIGFELLPEKFTMRQLQKLYESILGEELDKRNFINKTKALDILIKLKEKDMNSSRKGSFLYKFDATKYKEKVEEGFSFKL, via the coding sequence ATGATTTATAAATATCAATCAGAAGACAAAGTTCTACTGGCAGTAGATTGTATTATTTTCGGTTTTGATGAGGAAGATCTTAAAATCCTTCTTATCAAAAGAAATTTTGAACCTGAAAAAGGGAAATGGTCATTAATGGGAGGTTTTTTAAAAAATAATGAAGATCTTAATATGGCAGCCAATAGAATTCTCTTTCAATTGACGGGCTTTGAACAAATCTACATGGAACAGCTATACGCCTTTAGTGAAATTGACAGGGATCCGGCGGAAAGAACTATCTCGGTTGCATATTTTGCTCTTATTAATATTAAAAAACACGATAAAACCTTAATTGACAAACACTCGGCCAAATGGTTTAGCGTTACTGAGCTTCCAGAATTAATATTTGATCATTCCCAAATGATTAGCAAAGCTATTGCGCGATTGCGCTATAAAACCTCCAAAAAGCCAATAGGTTTTGAACTGTTGCCTGAAAAATTTACTATGCGACAACTTCAAAAATTGTACGAATCAATTTTAGGAGAAGAACTGGATAAACGAAATTTTATAAATAAAACAAAAGCCCTGGATATTTTAATAAAACTGAAAGAAAAAGACATGAATTCTTCGAGAAAGGGTTCTTTTCTTTACAAGTTTGATGCTACGAAATATAAAGAAAAGGTAGAAGAAGGTTTTTCTTTTAAACTATAA